A genome region from Thermococcus gorgonarius includes the following:
- a CDS encoding zinc ribbon domain-containing protein, whose protein sequence is MMEPVALAISLAEKIMKIMLSTLRLPSGDEVGDILKNLGLEELCLRGGIGVYRSRDLIALLIPRESLVIDVISSSGDLSDALEIVVYRDRKLNALILEILPANDIEYEGNIGLEPVIIDAETGELLSNPVLGEVNEEEGGVVLVIDGETYERWSKSGKLDTCPVCGGELRWKNDRAVCLDCGYEIKVVRK, encoded by the coding sequence ATGATGGAGCCAGTTGCACTGGCGATTTCGCTCGCAGAAAAGATAATGAAGATAATGCTATCCACCCTGAGGTTGCCTTCCGGTGATGAAGTTGGGGATATCTTGAAAAACCTCGGACTGGAGGAGCTGTGTCTCAGGGGTGGAATAGGTGTTTATCGGTCCAGAGATTTAATTGCCCTGCTGATTCCCAGGGAGAGTCTCGTGATTGACGTTATCTCTTCAAGCGGCGACCTCAGTGACGCTCTGGAGATCGTTGTCTACCGCGATAGGAAACTGAACGCCCTCATTCTGGAGATTCTTCCGGCAAACGACATAGAGTATGAAGGGAACATCGGTCTGGAGCCCGTTATAATCGATGCTGAAACGGGAGAACTCCTCAGCAATCCCGTTTTGGGTGAAGTGAATGAAGAAGAGGGTGGAGTGGTTTTAGTAATCGATGGTGAGACGTACGAGAGGTGGAGCAAAAGTGGTAAGCTCGACACGTGTCCAGTGTGCGGTGGAGAGCTGAGATGGAAGAACGATCGGGCCGTTTGTCTCGACTGCGGGTACGAAATAAAGGTGGTGAGAAAATGA
- a CDS encoding transglutaminase-like domain-containing protein, with protein sequence MGSRVLKAISLILIGLVVFVGLDIAYNDGQLSRRYLPPQIFNLSKEADDAIRGKILGELTGDPIEEALEKHLNNRSEIQTVEYLTDELKGSNILESAWNILRWEDEHISYDFSRREPLMRPIPQIITSGRGICGDYTLLTLAILIQMNYTELYAMAITFNESDVGHLTAVIKYGGKFLVVDQHPPVMDLGSYYWYWSVYRLEYLNESPQHIKTATLYRITVENSKKIKVEKAGELEAGDFLKEDYSIRDLDLERVKTKLLSRFKRDYGLIEDPGLQKYGENEAVPPRYSRLYVFKATFPGYAEFYFPEGEDCFVQDLYEKLRNHEKLKDILPSSKAIWIDVTESKGSLVIGLYTATRLDIFQLLIKSLGLFNSQ encoded by the coding sequence ATGGGGTCACGCGTGTTAAAGGCCATTTCCCTGATTTTGATTGGACTGGTTGTTTTCGTTGGTCTGGATATAGCTTACAACGATGGACAGCTTTCAAGGAGATACCTTCCGCCTCAGATTTTCAATCTCTCCAAAGAAGCAGATGATGCAATAAGAGGGAAAATACTGGGCGAACTCACTGGAGACCCAATAGAAGAGGCACTGGAAAAACACCTCAACAACAGGAGCGAGATCCAAACCGTTGAATATCTAACAGATGAACTCAAAGGTTCCAATATACTCGAATCAGCGTGGAATATCCTTAGATGGGAAGATGAACACATATCTTATGACTTTTCCAGGCGTGAACCCCTAATGAGACCGATTCCACAAATCATCACGAGCGGGAGAGGTATCTGCGGGGACTACACTCTGTTAACCCTGGCTATTCTGATTCAAATGAACTACACCGAGCTCTATGCCATGGCCATAACGTTCAACGAGTCCGATGTGGGGCACCTAACGGCTGTCATTAAATACGGCGGAAAGTTTTTGGTCGTTGACCAGCACCCCCCGGTTATGGATCTGGGCTCATACTACTGGTACTGGAGTGTTTACAGATTGGAGTACCTAAACGAAAGTCCACAACACATTAAAACCGCAACACTCTACAGAATCACGGTAGAAAACAGCAAAAAGATAAAGGTCGAAAAAGCTGGAGAACTGGAAGCCGGCGACTTTCTGAAAGAAGACTATAGTATCAGAGACTTAGACCTTGAGAGGGTAAAGACCAAGCTTCTTTCTAGGTTCAAAAGAGATTATGGATTGATTGAGGATCCCGGCCTGCAAAAGTACGGGGAAAACGAGGCGGTTCCTCCACGTTATTCGCGTCTCTACGTGTTCAAGGCCACTTTTCCAGGATATGCAGAATTCTACTTTCCCGAAGGGGAAGACTGCTTTGTACAGGATCTCTACGAAAAGTTGAGAAATCATGAGAAACTGAAGGACATTCTCCCCAGCTCAAAGGCAATCTGGATAGATGTAACAGAAAGCAAGGGGTCCCTGGTTATAGGGCTATATACAGCAACTCGACTGGATATTTTCCAACTTTTGATCAAATCTTTGGGATTATTTAATTCCCAATAG
- a CDS encoding aldolase: MRCLKLQLIKYSRKAHERGLTAAFGGNLSVRTGSLVLIKSTGSVMDDMTAGQIASITLDGKVLSPVRPSSEYRLHLEVYKKRPEVRAVVHLHPPYAIAASSILKKELPIITPEAEIYLRRIPVIPFKPAGSVELAKSVAEGLSEVDAVLMERHGVVTVGRTLREAFYKAELVEESSKLWYLTRNSL; the protein is encoded by the coding sequence ATGAGATGTCTAAAGCTCCAGCTTATAAAGTATTCAAGAAAAGCGCATGAGAGGGGTCTGACAGCAGCGTTTGGCGGCAATCTCAGCGTCAGGACTGGAAGCTTGGTCCTGATAAAATCCACTGGATCGGTCATGGATGATATGACTGCCGGCCAGATAGCCTCCATTACCCTGGACGGAAAAGTCCTGAGCCCCGTTAGGCCATCGAGTGAGTACAGGCTTCATCTGGAGGTATACAAGAAACGACCCGAAGTACGTGCCGTGGTTCATCTTCATCCACCTTACGCGATAGCCGCGTCTTCCATTCTAAAGAAAGAACTCCCCATAATAACTCCTGAAGCTGAAATTTATCTTCGCAGAATTCCGGTGATCCCGTTTAAGCCTGCAGGAAGCGTTGAACTGGCTAAATCCGTTGCCGAAGGGCTTAGCGAGGTGGACGCTGTTTTAATGGAGCGGCATGGTGTAGTTACCGTTGGGAGAACACTTAGAGAAGCTTTTTACAAGGCAGAACTGGTGGAGGAAAGCTCCAAACTGTGGTACCTGACTCGAAATAGTTTGTAA
- a CDS encoding M20 family metallopeptidase, whose protein sequence is MKSVEEELLKKLVSIPSHFESTSDISNFVVSFLEEHGLSVEYQEVESFGSNVVSRIPGKRLTVILNGHMDTVGISHGWTKNPWGEIEGDKFYGLGSADMKGGLAALISAYIEISKLPRKKRPTVIFTAVVDEEGYSRGTWKLIESGLAKNADVVFIAEPTNEKVMLGARGRFVINLKARGKKAHAARPEKGINAIEQLGMLVSNLPKIKTKKHRYLGTGSYCTLQFTGKSDGLSVPDYAEAIVDRHIVIGEDWERVENEIERLVKKLGIKAEIEISKFPRPTPEMLPYTVRENSRFVSLMKATYYVLFGEEPQITYGQSVGDFNYFGAYLRVPTIVFGPRGANWHSADEWVSLSSVRRVKMVYTELLQILGSRKRFNELLEIKERKTENAVT, encoded by the coding sequence GTGAAGAGCGTGGAGGAAGAGCTACTGAAAAAATTGGTTTCAATACCTTCTCATTTCGAGAGCACCAGTGACATTTCAAACTTCGTGGTATCTTTTCTTGAAGAGCACGGACTAAGTGTTGAGTACCAAGAGGTGGAAAGTTTTGGCAGCAATGTGGTATCCCGCATCCCTGGGAAAAGGCTCACAGTCATTCTCAACGGCCACATGGACACCGTTGGGATTTCCCATGGATGGACAAAAAACCCCTGGGGCGAGATTGAAGGAGATAAGTTCTACGGTCTCGGAAGCGCCGATATGAAAGGTGGACTGGCAGCCTTAATCTCCGCTTACATTGAGATATCAAAACTTCCCAGAAAAAAAAGACCCACTGTGATTTTCACGGCAGTGGTTGATGAAGAAGGCTATTCCAGGGGAACCTGGAAACTGATAGAGAGCGGACTGGCTAAGAACGCCGATGTAGTGTTTATAGCAGAACCGACAAACGAGAAAGTCATGCTCGGGGCAAGGGGACGCTTTGTGATAAACTTAAAAGCTAGAGGGAAAAAAGCCCACGCAGCACGCCCTGAAAAGGGAATAAACGCCATAGAACAACTTGGCATGCTCGTTTCAAACCTTCCAAAGATAAAGACCAAAAAACACAGATACCTGGGAACAGGTTCTTACTGTACCCTTCAGTTCACGGGGAAATCAGACGGTCTCAGCGTGCCTGATTACGCAGAAGCTATCGTAGACAGACACATCGTCATTGGTGAAGACTGGGAGAGGGTAGAGAACGAGATAGAGAGGCTTGTGAAAAAACTCGGCATAAAGGCAGAGATCGAAATCTCAAAGTTTCCACGGCCAACCCCCGAAATGTTGCCATACACGGTAAGAGAAAACAGCAGGTTCGTATCGCTAATGAAGGCTACCTACTACGTCCTCTTTGGGGAGGAACCTCAAATAACCTACGGACAAAGTGTTGGGGACTTCAATTACTTCGGAGCTTACCTCAGGGTGCCCACAATAGTGTTCGGGCCGAGAGGGGCAAACTGGCATTCAGCTGATGAATGGGTAAGCCTCTCCTCAGTGAGAAGGGTGAAAATGGTCTACACCGAATTGCTCCAGATCCTCGGAAGCAGAAAGAGGTTCAATGAGCTTTTGGAGATCAAAGAACGAAAAACAGAAAACGCTGTCACATAA
- a CDS encoding radical SAM protein, with protein sequence MTERKKLKIYIPGIKFPSISVTGSACALNCAHCGKHYLEGMRKPERGELLDYCLDLSRKGYAGCLLSGGMDGRLKVPLDFYADEIREIKRRTNLKLNAHVGFIDENDLKWLRWVDVVSLDFVGDDNVIKRVYKIDKTVKDYLRILDLLTENGIRVAPHITIGLDFGKIHWEYKAIDLLLSYPIDVLVLDVLIPTKGTEMENVPKPSVEESLKVVKYARECFKGELSIGCMRPLGRWRLDFDRGAVLVGVDRLTNPPRKIIEWAKSIRDVEIIYECCVM encoded by the coding sequence ATGACGGAACGAAAAAAGCTCAAAATCTACATCCCCGGCATCAAATTTCCATCTATCTCCGTCACCGGCAGCGCCTGCGCTTTAAACTGCGCCCACTGTGGGAAACACTACCTTGAGGGCATGAGAAAGCCGGAGCGGGGAGAGCTTTTGGATTACTGCCTCGACCTTTCCAGAAAGGGTTACGCCGGCTGTTTGCTGAGCGGCGGGATGGACGGAAGGCTGAAGGTCCCGCTGGATTTCTACGCCGATGAAATCCGGGAGATAAAGAGGAGAACCAACCTCAAGCTCAACGCCCACGTCGGCTTTATAGACGAGAACGATTTGAAGTGGCTCCGCTGGGTTGATGTTGTTTCCCTCGACTTCGTCGGCGACGACAATGTGATAAAGCGGGTCTACAAAATAGACAAGACCGTGAAAGACTACCTCAGAATCCTCGACCTGCTCACGGAGAACGGAATAAGGGTTGCACCCCACATAACCATCGGCCTGGACTTTGGAAAAATCCACTGGGAATACAAAGCCATAGACCTGTTGCTGAGCTATCCGATAGACGTCCTCGTCCTTGACGTGCTCATTCCGACGAAGGGAACCGAGATGGAGAACGTCCCAAAACCGAGCGTGGAGGAGAGCCTGAAGGTCGTGAAATACGCCAGAGAGTGCTTTAAGGGTGAGCTAAGCATAGGTTGCATGCGGCCACTCGGAAGGTGGAGGCTCGATTTTGACAGGGGGGCGGTTTTGGTTGGGGTAGACAGGCTGACGAACCCGCCGAGAAAGATAATCGAGTGGGCAAAAAGCATCAGAGACGTCGAGATAATCTATGAGTGCTGCGTTATGTGA
- the cobO gene encoding cob(I)yrinic acid a,c-diamide adenosyltransferase yields the protein MGWKDKLGLVHIYTGNGKGKTTAALGLAVRMLGSGGRVFIIQFMKAPNVYGEQKKIAECGAVIESFGLPKFVHGKPEKEDIEAAKKALERAKEIVSSGEWDLVILDEICVALGFGMLELEEVKKLIENKAKNTEIVLTGRYCPEELFELADYVTEMREIKHPYQRGIMARKGVEF from the coding sequence ATGGGCTGGAAGGACAAACTCGGATTGGTTCACATATACACCGGAAACGGCAAGGGAAAGACAACGGCTGCCCTTGGTCTCGCCGTCAGAATGCTTGGTTCGGGGGGAAGGGTCTTCATAATACAGTTTATGAAGGCCCCTAATGTTTATGGTGAACAGAAAAAGATAGCCGAGTGCGGGGCAGTTATCGAATCCTTCGGTCTTCCAAAATTCGTCCACGGGAAGCCGGAGAAGGAAGATATAGAGGCCGCAAAAAAGGCACTGGAGCGCGCCAAAGAAATAGTTTCCAGCGGGGAATGGGATCTGGTAATCCTGGACGAGATATGCGTTGCCCTCGGTTTTGGAATGCTGGAATTGGAAGAGGTTAAAAAACTCATAGAGAATAAGGCAAAGAACACTGAAATCGTTCTCACCGGTCGTTACTGCCCGGAGGAGCTCTTTGAGCTTGCGGACTACGTAACTGAGATGAGAGAAATAAAGCATCCGTACCAGAGGGGGATTATGGCAAGGAAAGGGGTGGAGTTTTAA
- a CDS encoding DUF531 domain-containing protein: MLTLALYNTYDTRRLHEAHLRAIARAGPVAYAFDFHLALVGFPLEGKPTDVAEEIAKNTTIGKGGKYLLELAQNNKFHLLDFPKGGFPPQFGIPVATTRKPSEEKKITPLEVAERSLRGESFILLVGLGRHGLPKETFKLARYHMDITGRGVSLETCTAIGAIPSKIRTLMEALQWKTDGQKNWRGYSSRL, translated from the coding sequence ATGCTAACACTGGCCCTGTACAACACTTACGACACAAGAAGGCTTCACGAAGCCCATCTCAGGGCAATAGCAAGGGCTGGACCCGTAGCGTATGCCTTCGACTTTCACCTGGCTCTGGTGGGATTTCCACTGGAAGGAAAGCCCACTGATGTAGCAGAGGAAATAGCCAAAAATACCACAATAGGAAAAGGAGGGAAGTACCTGCTGGAACTCGCCCAAAACAACAAGTTTCACCTCCTCGATTTTCCAAAAGGGGGATTTCCTCCTCAGTTCGGGATCCCAGTAGCAACCACGAGAAAGCCCTCAGAAGAAAAGAAGATAACTCCACTCGAAGTCGCCGAGAGGTCTCTTAGGGGAGAAAGCTTCATACTCCTAGTTGGCCTGGGGAGACACGGGCTACCAAAGGAAACGTTTAAGTTGGCACGATACCATATGGACATAACCGGAAGGGGAGTAAGCCTTGAAACCTGCACGGCCATAGGGGCGATTCCCTCCAAAATAAGAACTCTGATGGAGGCCCTGCAATGGAAGACGGATGGGCAAAAGAACTGGCGTGGATACTCATCTCGATTATAA
- a CDS encoding UPF0147 family protein, whose product MSSELIQQIVQVLKEQVVQDTVVPRNIRRAAEQAIEVLLDENKDPSVRAADAIAILEEISEDPNMPMHTRTIIWEVLGALEQVK is encoded by the coding sequence ATGAGTAGCGAGCTGATCCAGCAGATAGTTCAGGTTCTCAAGGAGCAAGTTGTTCAGGATACCGTTGTTCCCAGAAACATTAGAAGGGCCGCCGAGCAGGCAATAGAGGTTCTTCTGGATGAGAACAAGGATCCCTCGGTTAGAGCCGCCGATGCCATAGCCATTCTTGAAGAGATAAGCGAGGACCCGAACATGCCAATGCACACTAGGACAATTATCTGGGAAGTTCTCGGGGCACTTGAGCAGGTTAAGTGA
- a CDS encoding signal peptidase I codes for MEDGWAKELAWILISIIIVAGINYGLKIVMNTDSPLVIVISGSMEPVFYRGDVVLLKGVSPDDIKVGDVIVYNAPMYAYPIIHRVREIKTVEVNGHEEKCFVTWGDNNPIPDWGEYRLYPTPNGGVPCVPAYAVDAKAVMVFPKIGVIPLWIREHM; via the coding sequence ATGGAAGACGGATGGGCAAAAGAACTGGCGTGGATACTCATCTCGATTATAATAGTGGCCGGAATAAACTACGGCCTCAAGATCGTTATGAATACAGACTCCCCGCTCGTCATAGTCATAAGCGGTTCTATGGAGCCCGTGTTTTACAGGGGCGATGTAGTGCTTCTCAAAGGCGTGTCCCCCGACGACATTAAGGTTGGCGATGTGATAGTATACAACGCCCCCATGTATGCTTATCCAATAATTCACCGAGTTCGGGAGATAAAAACGGTTGAGGTAAACGGGCATGAGGAAAAGTGCTTCGTTACATGGGGGGACAACAACCCAATTCCGGACTGGGGGGAGTACAGGCTCTACCCAACGCCCAACGGCGGAGTTCCCTGTGTGCCTGCCTATGCCGTGGATGCCAAGGCTGTTATGGTGTTCCCCAAGATAGGGGTAATACCCCTGTGGATCAGGGAGCACATGTAA